A window of the Cannabis sativa cultivar Pink pepper isolate KNU-18-1 chromosome X, ASM2916894v1, whole genome shotgun sequence genome harbors these coding sequences:
- the LOC115701352 gene encoding dehydration-responsive element-binding protein 2D-like, which produces MLKSSIGFVERRQVKRPAQASSRKGCMRGKGGPENATCTFKGVRQRTWGKWVAEIREPNRGARLWLGTFDTSNEAAMAYDAAARKLYGSEAKLNLPKLLLPCTSPPPPPPPSSSSTSSTSSSSSSSSSSSSHNKIDHIRSPISDNQKELTANLDQQPPQAVVVNEKMKIDHNKSNTSVNIAPVAVDGVIPPPPCDDEHHNSKVEHDDQVVERVKAAGLWGSVDTTLPEFDDNEIWAEAEMSLDFPIMENPSIFSANIVDGTGWETLRSPWCM; this is translated from the coding sequence ATGTTGAAGTCAAGCATTGGATTTGTGGAGAGAAGACAGGTGAAGAGGCCAGCTCAGGCAAGTTCAAGAAAAGGGTGCATGCGAGGCAAGGGTGGACCCGAGAACGCCACTTGTACTTTCAAGGGCGTTCGACAGAGGACTTGGGGGAAATGGGTTGCCGAGATCCGAGAGCCAAACCGCGGTGCCCGTCTCTGGTTAGGGACTTTCGACACGTCCAATGAAGCCGCCATGGCTTACGACGCCGCTGCCCGTAAACTCTACGGCTCCGAAGCTAAACTCAATCTCCCCAAACTACTACTACCCTGCACTTCTCCTCCTCCTCCACCACCACCCTCCTCATCCTCaacctcctccacctcctcctcctcctcctcatcatcatcatcctcatcTCACAACAAAATTGATCATATTCGTTCTCCGATATCTGATAATCAGAAGGAGTTAACAGCCAACCTGGACCAACAACCACCCCAGGCTgttgttgtgaatgagaaaaTGAAAATTGATCATAACAAATCAAATACTTCTGTAAATATTGCTCCTGTGGCTGTGGACGGCGTTATCCCTCCCCCACCGTGTGATGATGAGCATCACAATTCGAAGGTGGAGCATGATGATCAAGTAGTGGAGAGAGTAAAAGCAGCAGGGCTGTGGGGGAGTGTGGACACTACGTTGCCTGAGTTCGATGATAATGAGATATGGGCTGAGGCTGAGATGTCTCTCGACTTTCCAATCATGGAAAATCCGAGCATTTTCAGTGCCAACATTGTTGATGGAACTGGCTGGGAAACTCTACGCTCTCCTTGGTGCATGTAA
- the LOC115701334 gene encoding probable GTP-binding protein OBGC2 has protein sequence MASLLSLPPLTSSFSRDHSFFSAVFFHKRCDKRSWNFENIRYYTIKCRLARAKEPSSAKQDMVIREPHKYFDQVIITVRSGDGGHGAVLNMPNQQGGGKLQGKRDKENARKKGSYKRDFDGSLILPAGGHGGDVVIYADEGKDSLLELHMKSRSNAKRGGNVNAMGVLNSQLRDGLPAPILRIPVPVGTVVKHKRGKLLADLARPGDEILVARGGQGGISLLDMPQHRKQKVMALTTNVMRDDSDKVLVLGQPGEEVSLELILRVVADVGLVGLPNAGKSTLLAAITLAKPDIADYPFTTLMPNLGRLDGDPSLGAEMYSSEATLADLPGLIEGAHLGKGLGRNFLRHLRRTRVLVHVVDAAAADPIQDYRTVKEELRMYNPNYLERPYIVVLNKIDLPEARDSLSSLKEEIFGIGCERITSKLELISDKTLKPSSPEVHDALDHNEERKEKQLEDYPRPLAVVGVSVLKGINVKEMLKEIREALRKCKDSIEPLELSGRQ, from the exons ATGGCCTCCCTCCTCTCTTTGCCGCCATTAACTTCCTCTTTTTCCCGGGATCATTCCTTCTTCTCCGCCGTCTTCTTCCACAAAAG GTGTGACAAACGGTCATGGAATTTTGAAAACATTCGATACTACACGATCAAGTGCAGACTTGCCCGAGCCAAAGAGCCTTCTTCTGCAAAACAAGACATGGTGATAAGAGAACCTCACAAGTATTTTGATCAAGTCATAATTACAGTTCGTTCAGGTGATGGAGGCCATGGTGCTGTCCTCAATATGCCCAATCAACAGGGAGGTGGTAAGTTGCAAGGAAAACGCGACAAGGAAAATGCCAGAAAGAAAGGTTCGTACAAAAGGGACTTTGATGGGTCTCTTATCCTTCCCGCGGGTGGGCATGGAGGAGATGTAGTAATTTATGCAGACGAGGGTAAAGATTCATTGTTGGAACTTCATATGAAAAGCCGGTCTAATGCCAAACGTGGTGGAAATGTTAATGCCATGGGTGTTCTGAACTCGCAATTGCGGGATGGACTTCCTGCGCCAATTTTGCGGATTCCTGTGCCTGTAG GCACAGTAGTTAAGCATAAACGAGGGAAGTTGTTAGCTGATCTAGCGCGTCCGGGTGATGAAATCCTTGTGGCAAGGGGTGGTCAAGGAGGG ATTAGCTTGTTAGACATGCCTCAACACAGAAAACAAAAGGTGATGGCTTTAACCACAAATGTGATGAGAGACGATAGTGATAAG GTTTTAGTCCTTGGTCAACCTGGAGAAGAGGTTAGTTTGGAGTTGATTCTACGAGTTGTCGCTGATGTTGGTTTGGTT GGTCTTCCAAATGCTGGGAAATCAACTCTTTTGGCAGCCATAACACTTGCAAAGCCAGATATTGCTGATTATCCCTTCACAACCTTAATGCCAAACCTTGGACGCCTTGATGGTGACCCAAGTTTAGGGGCAGAGATGTATTCTTCTGAAGCAACGCTTGCAGATTTACCTGGTCTTATAGAAGGGGCTCATCTTGGAAAG GGTCTTGGTCGCAATTTTTTAAGGCACTTGAGGAGAACTCGAGTATTAGTGCATGTTGTTGATGCAGCAGCTGCAGATCCTATACAAGACTACAGAACTGTTAAAGAA GAATTACGAATGTACAATCCCAATTATCTTGAGCGACCATACATTGTAGTTTTGAATAAAATTGACCTTCCTGAG gcaAGGGACAGTCTTTCCTCTTTGAAAGAAGAAATATTTGGAATTGGATGTGAGAGGATAACATCTAAACTAGAGTTAATCTCTGACAAAACACTCAAACCTTCGTCCCCTGAAGTTCATGATGCTCTAGATCATaatgaagagagaaaagagaaacaACTTGAGGACTATCCAAGGCCTCTTGCTGTTGTGGGAGTCAGTGTTCT GAAAGGCATCAATGTAAAAGAAATGTTGAAAGAGATAAGAGAAGCTTTAAGGAAATGCAAAGATTCTATTGAACCGTTGGAGTTGAGTGGGAGACAATGA
- the LOC115701320 gene encoding uncharacterized protein LOC115701320 has protein sequence MDVDPRHYDHVVISENDIHNIVISYLVHNCHKETAESFIACTGMKQSANYIEDMEKRKRIINFVMEGDVLKAIELTEQFAHDLLEKNIDLHFDLLSLHFVNLVISRKCTEALEFAQTKLTPFGKMDKYVHKLEDFLALLAYDEPEKSPMFHFLSPDYRQEVADTLNQAILAHANLPSYTAMERLIKQTTAVRQCLSQETEKDGFPPFSLKDFLRS, from the exons ATGGACGTCGATCCTCGCCACTACGATCACGTT GTAATCAGTGAAAATGACATTCACAACATTGTTATATCATACCTTGTTCATAACTGCCACAAAGAAACTGCAGAGTCATTTATTGCTTGCACTGGGATGAAGCAGTCTGCTAATTACATTGAGGACATGGAGAAAAGGAAAA GaattataaattttgtaatGGAGGGTGATGTGCTGAAGGCCATTGAACTGACAGAACAGTTTGCCCATGACTTACTGGAGAAGAATATTGATTTGCATTTTGATCTTTTGAGTCTTCATTTTGTTAATCTTGTAATCTCTAGAAAATG CACAGAAGCTTTGGAATTTGCCCAGACCAAGTTGACCCCTTTTGGAAAGATGGATAAATATGTTCACAAGCTTGAA GACTTTCTTGCTCTGCTTGCTTATGATGAACCGGAAAAATCTCCAATGTTTCATTTTCTCAGCCCAGATTATCGACAGGAAGTCGCAGATACTTTAAACCAGGCAATTCTTG CACATGCAAATCTTCCTAGCTATACTGCAATGGAAAGGCTCATAAAGCAGACAACTGCTGTCAGGCAGTGCTTAAGCCAAGAGACTGAAAAG GACGGGTTTCCCCCATTTTCTTTGAAAGATTTTCTAAGAAGCTAA
- the LOC115701340 gene encoding purple acid phosphatase 2, with protein sequence MLRMEVRWGCDSVLIIIIIINLFFWGLMLCDGGITSSYVRSIDFSRDMPIESDVFRVPSGYNAPQQVHITQGDHVGKGVIVSWVTPDEPGSSTLLYWSEKSHLKYSAQGFFITYSYFNYTSGYLHHCTIDNLEFDTKYFYQVGIGNATRKFWFITPPSLGPDVPYTFGIIGDMGQSHDSNRTLTHYELNPAKGQTVLFVGDLSYANDYPFHDGTRWDTWGRFVERNAAYQPWIWTVGNHEVEFAPQLGESEPFKPYTSRFHVPYRASQSTSPLWYSIKRASAHIIVLSSYSAFVKSTPQYKWLMKELPKVDRTETPWLIVLVHCPIYNSYVDHFMEGEPMRVVFEPWFVKYKVDVVFSGHVHAYERSERISNVAYRIVNGICTPKSDQSAPVYITIGDGGNLKGLVTEMTEPQPSYSAYREASFGHGIFEIKNRSHAFYSWHRNQDGYAVEADSTWLHNRYWNPSPEQSSIAIL encoded by the exons ATGTTAAGAATGGAAGTGAGGTGGGGATGTGATAGtgttttgattattattattattattaatctttttttctGGGGATTAATGTTATGTGATGGTGGAATAACAAGTAGTTATGTTAGGAGTATTGATTTCTCGAGAGATATGCCAATTGAGAGTGATGTTTTCAGAGTACCCTCCGGTTATAATGCCCCTCAACAG GTTCATATTACACAAGGAGATCATGTGGGCAAGGGTGTGATTGTCTCTTGGGTTACTCCAGATGAACCTGGCTCAAGTACACTACTTTACTGGTCAGAAAAGAGCCACCTGAAGTACAGTGCCCAGGGTTTTTTTATTACTTACAGCTACTTCAACTACACTTCTGGTTACCTCCATCACTGCACCATTGACAATTTGGAG TTTGACACCAAATATTTCTATCAAGTTGGAATTGGTAATGCCACAAGGAAATTTTGGTTTATTACTCCTCCAAGTCTTGGTCCGGATGTTCCCTACACTTTTGGCATTATTG GGGATATGGGCCAATCTCATGATTCAAACAGAACACTTACACATTATGAGTTAAACCCTGCAAAAGGGCAAACCGTATTGTTTGTTGGGGACCTTTCTTATGCAAACGACTACCCTTTTCATGATGGTACTAGATGGGACACTTGGGGAAGGTTTGTAGAAAGAAATGCTGCTTATCAACCTTGGATTTGGACTGTAGGGAATCATGAAGTTGAATTTGCTCCACAACTT GGTGAGAGTGAACCTTTCAAACCTTATACGAGCCGTTTTCATGTACCGTACAGAGCTTCACAAAGTACATCTCCTCTTTGGTATTCTATCAAACGAGCTTCAGCACACATCATAGTGTTGTCTTCTTATTCAGCATTTG TTAAATCAACTCCTCAGTATAAATGGCTAATGAAAGAGCTACCAAAAGTGGACCGAACAGAGACACCGTGGCTTATTGTTCTGGTTCATTGCCCAATATACAATAGTTATGTGGATCATTTCATGGAGGGTGAACCCATGAGAGTGGTTTTCGAACCATGGTTCGTCAAGTACAAAGTTGATGTAGTTTTCTCAGGCCATGTTCATGCCTATGAAAGATCT GAACGCATATCAAATGTGGCATATAGAATTGTGAATGGGATTTGCACACCCAAAAGTGACCAATCAGCACCAGTTTACATAACAATTGGAGATGGAGGAAATCTTAAAGGATTGGTGACAGA GATGACAGAGCCACAGCCAAGCTACTCTGCTTATCGGGAAGCTAGCTTTGGTCATGGGATATTTGAGATAAAGAACAGAAGTCATGCCTTTTATAGTTGGCATCGAAATCAAGATGGCTATGCGGTTGAAGCTGATTCCACATGGCTCCACAACAGATACTGGAACCCTTCACCTGAACAATCATCCATAGCCATTTTATAA